CCCTCGGCCAGGATCGCCGGACGCCCGCTGACGGCGGACGCGGCGGAATCGGAGCGTATCTCGACGGCGATGGCGGCCCTCCCCGCACGCTGGACCGGAAACCGAAGTCGCCGAGTCTAGCAGGGCGATGTGAACGAATTGAGGAGGCGACCGGAGCCGCCTCGCTCGCCGCTGCGGTGAAGGGCGCCGTCCTGAAGGGTCGCTACGAAGCGGCCTTGCCCAGGATGCGCATGACCTTGGTGCCGCACACCGGGCAGATGCCCTGGGCGGCCCGCCGGCCGTTCTTCAGGGTGACTTCCTCGCCCTCGAACTCGCGCTTCTCCCGGCACTTCACGCAGTACGCCTCGTACTTCGCCATGCCCCCTCCTTCCGTGTCCTGGGGCCGTGCGGAGCCGCCTCACGTGCCTGCGGGCGGCTCCAAAGGGGATTGTTGCCCGTTCGTGCCCGGTTTCAAGCACCCTCGGGGAACGTGTGTTCGACTCGGTGGTCGGGCGATGGGCGTTGG
The sequence above is a segment of the Actinomycetota bacterium genome. Coding sequences within it:
- a CDS encoding DUF5679 domain-containing protein → MAKYEAYCVKCREKREFEGEEVTLKNGRRAAQGICPVCGTKVMRILGKAAS